A stretch of Campylobacter volucris DNA encodes these proteins:
- a CDS encoding 2-oxoglutarate:acceptor oxidoreductase, gamma subunit, which produces MKFQLRFCGEGGQGVITAGEILAKAAIKEGRNAFKASTYTSQVRGGPTKVDIIIDENEIFFPYAVEGEVGFMLSTADKGYQGFKDGVEKNGIMVIEPNLVHPSKEDYDKWQIFEIPIITIAKEEVGNVATQSVVALAIAAYMSKCIDTQALKNIMLEMVPAKTKDANSKAFDLGIQYASKAQANS; this is translated from the coding sequence ATGAAATTTCAATTAAGATTTTGCGGAGAAGGCGGTCAAGGAGTAATTACCGCTGGTGAAATTTTAGCTAAGGCTGCTATAAAAGAAGGTCGCAATGCCTTTAAGGCTTCTACTTATACTTCTCAAGTAAGAGGAGGGCCAACTAAGGTAGATATCATCATCGATGAAAATGAAATTTTCTTTCCTTATGCAGTAGAAGGTGAAGTTGGTTTTATGCTTTCAACTGCTGATAAAGGATACCAAGGTTTTAAAGATGGGGTGGAAAAAAATGGCATTATGGTAATAGAGCCAAATTTAGTTCATCCAAGTAAAGAAGATTATGATAAATGGCAAATTTTTGAAATTCCTATCATTACTATAGCTAAAGAAGAGGTAGGAAATGTTGCTACTCAATCAGTTGTTGCTTTAGCTATTGCTGCTTATATGAGTAAATGCATTGACACTCAAGCTTTAAAAAATATTATGCTAGAAATGGTACCAGCTAAAACTAAAGACGCTAATTCAAAAGCTTTTGATTTAGGTATACAATACGCAAGTAAAGCTCAAGCAAATTCTTAA
- a CDS encoding 2-oxoglutarate ferredoxin oxidoreductase subunit beta, whose amino-acid sequence MAFNYDEYLRVDKLPTQWCWGCGDGVVLKAIIRAIQKLEWNMDDVCLVSGIGCSGRMSSYVNCNTVHTTHGRAIAYATGIKLANPKKHVIVVSGDGDTLAIGGNHTIHGCRRNIDLTHILINNFIYGLTNSQTSPTTPQGFYTVTAQAGNIDPNFDACELTKAAGASFVARTNVIEANKLENIIYKALAHKGYSFVDVFSNCHINLGRKNKMGEAVTMLDWIKDRCVEKNKFEQLDESQKHDKFPTGILHQDENKTEYCDAYEEVRKALKEKRMIDLGVLK is encoded by the coding sequence ATGGCTTTTAATTATGATGAGTATTTAAGAGTAGATAAGCTTCCTACTCAATGGTGCTGGGGCTGTGGTGATGGAGTTGTTTTAAAAGCTATTATTAGAGCTATACAGAAATTAGAATGGAATATGGATGATGTTTGTTTGGTTTCTGGTATAGGCTGTAGTGGTAGAATGAGTTCTTATGTAAATTGCAATACAGTTCATACAACTCATGGTAGAGCTATAGCTTATGCAACTGGTATAAAATTGGCAAATCCTAAAAAACATGTTATAGTAGTGAGTGGAGATGGCGATACTTTAGCAATTGGTGGAAATCATACCATTCATGGTTGTAGAAGAAATATAGATTTAACTCATATTTTAATCAATAATTTTATCTATGGTCTTACAAATTCTCAAACTTCACCTACAACACCGCAAGGTTTTTACACAGTAACTGCTCAAGCTGGAAATATAGATCCAAATTTTGATGCATGTGAGCTGACAAAAGCTGCTGGGGCTTCTTTTGTAGCAAGAACAAATGTGATAGAGGCAAATAAATTAGAAAATATTATTTATAAAGCTTTAGCGCATAAAGGATATAGTTTTGTAGATGTTTTTTCAAATTGTCATATAAATTTAGGTAGAAAAAATAAAATGGGTGAAGCTGTAACAATGCTTGATTGGATAAAAGATCGCTGTGTAGAAAAGAATAAATTTGAACAACTTGATGAAAGTCAAAAACACGATAAATTTCCTACAGGAATTTTACATCAAGATGAAAATAAAACAGAATATTGTGATGCTTATGAAGAGGTAAGAAAGGCTTTGAAAGAAAAAAGAATGATCGACCTAGGAGTGCTAAAATGA
- a CDS encoding 2-oxoglutarate synthase subunit alpha, giving the protein MREIISTGNNLVAKAAIDCGCKFFGGYPITPSSEIAHELSHMLPKNDGTFIQMEDEISGISVALGASMSGVKSMTASSGPGISLKAEQIGLGFIAEIPLVIVNVMRGGPSTGLPTRVAQGDLFQAKAPTHGDYASIALAPASLEEAYTETIRAFNLAEKYMTPVFLLLDETVGHMNGKALLPELNELEIINRKKFEGDKKDYKPYAAGENEAAVLNPFFQGYRYHITGLHHGDIGFPTEDGAIVDKNIKRLIGKIKNNVDDICKWEEFMLDDAQFLIIAYGSVTRSAKEAILRLREEGFKVGLFRPITLYPVAEKKIAQVVSKFNKVMVSELNMGQYLEEIQRASKRDDFISLHRANGRPITPSEIIAKVKENM; this is encoded by the coding sequence ATGAGAGAGATAATATCAACAGGTAATAATTTAGTAGCAAAAGCAGCTATTGATTGCGGGTGTAAATTTTTTGGTGGTTATCCTATCACTCCAAGCTCTGAAATAGCACATGAATTAAGCCATATGCTACCAAAAAACGATGGCACATTTATACAAATGGAAGATGAAATTTCAGGTATTAGTGTAGCTCTTGGTGCTTCTATGAGTGGGGTTAAATCAATGACAGCAAGTAGTGGACCTGGAATTTCTTTAAAAGCTGAGCAAATTGGCTTGGGATTTATAGCTGAAATTCCACTTGTTATAGTAAATGTTATGAGAGGTGGCCCTTCAACTGGACTTCCAACTAGGGTTGCACAAGGAGACTTGTTTCAAGCAAAAGCTCCAACGCATGGTGATTATGCAAGTATAGCTTTAGCTCCAGCTTCTTTAGAAGAAGCTTATACTGAGACAATCAGGGCTTTTAATTTAGCTGAAAAATATATGACTCCTGTATTTTTGCTTTTAGATGAAACGGTAGGACATATGAATGGTAAAGCACTTTTGCCTGAATTAAATGAATTAGAAATTATTAATCGTAAAAAATTTGAAGGTGATAAAAAAGATTATAAGCCTTATGCAGCAGGTGAAAATGAAGCTGCTGTTTTAAATCCATTTTTTCAAGGATATCGTTACCATATAACAGGGCTTCATCATGGCGATATAGGCTTTCCTACTGAAGATGGAGCTATAGTAGATAAAAATATAAAAAGACTCATAGGCAAGATTAAAAATAATGTCGATGATATATGCAAATGGGAAGAATTTATGCTTGATGATGCACAGTTTTTAATCATAGCTTATGGTAGTGTTACAAGATCAGCTAAAGAAGCTATATTAAGACTTAGAGAAGAAGGTTTTAAAGTAGGACTTTTTAGACCTATTACTTTATATCCTGTGGCTGAGAAAAAAATAGCTCAAGTTGTTTCTAAATTTAACAAAGTTATGGTTAGTGAGCTTAATATGGGTCAATATTTAGAAGAAATTCAAAGAGCAAGTAAAAGAGATGATTTTATAAGCTTGCATCGTGCAAATGGACGCCCTATAACACCTAGTGAAATTATTGCTAAAGTAAAGGAGAATATGTAA
- a CDS encoding 2-oxoglutarate:acceptor oxidoreductase, delta subunit, which yields MVAPKDTPVWVDEARCKACNICVSYCPAGVLAMRDEITSVLGQMIEVVHPQSCIGCSECESHCPDFAIFVAKRDEFKFAKLTPEAKERAKAVKENKYKKLNA from the coding sequence ATGGTTGCTCCAAAAGATACGCCAGTTTGGGTAGATGAAGCAAGATGCAAAGCCTGTAATATTTGTGTGAGTTATTGTCCTGCTGGTGTTTTAGCTATGAGAGATGAAATCACTTCTGTTTTAGGACAGATGATAGAAGTAGTACATCCTCAATCTTGTATTGGTTGTAGTGAATGTGAAAGTCATTGTCCTGATTTTGCGATTTTTGTGGCTAAAAGAGATGAATTTAAATTTGCTAAATTAACTCCAGAGGCTAAAGAACGAGCAAAAGCGGTAAAAGAAAATAAATACAAAAAACTAAATGCTTAG
- a CDS encoding malate dehydrogenase — MKITIIGAGNVGSSIAYGLILRELVDEIVLIDINEDLLFAKELELSQSIAAFNFNIDIKCSSDYVYTKNCDIVIFSAGIARKEGQSREELLAINSNILLNCAKKIKEFTQDPLFIIVSNPVDFLLNALYEQKIFSSQKIVAMAGVLDNARFKYEVAKKSNIKSFYVDTKLMGFHNDDMVLLYSQSKINNQNINEILPEDDLAYIENEVKKGGAKVIKHLKTSAYLAPASACIRMIESLKSGEFLPMSVILNGEYGVYDKAFGILARLSLNGVVEILNLKLNSKEEKELQNSLEKHKYM, encoded by the coding sequence ATGAAAATAACTATCATTGGAGCGGGAAATGTTGGATCTAGCATAGCTTATGGTTTAATCTTAAGAGAATTAGTAGATGAGATTGTTTTAATAGATATTAATGAAGATTTGCTTTTTGCTAAAGAATTAGAATTAAGCCAAAGTATAGCAGCTTTTAACTTTAATATCGATATTAAATGTTCAAGTGATTATGTATATACTAAAAATTGTGATATTGTTATTTTTAGCGCAGGAATTGCTAGAAAAGAAGGGCAAAGTAGAGAAGAGCTTTTGGCTATAAATTCTAATATTTTATTAAATTGTGCTAAAAAAATAAAAGAATTTACTCAAGATCCTTTATTTATCATAGTTAGTAACCCTGTAGATTTTTTATTAAATGCTTTGTATGAACAAAAAATTTTTTCTTCTCAAAAAATTGTTGCAATGGCTGGAGTTTTAGATAATGCAAGATTTAAATATGAAGTTGCGAAAAAATCAAACATCAAAAGTTTTTATGTTGATACAAAATTAATGGGTTTTCATAATGATGATATGGTTTTGCTTTATTCTCAATCAAAAATAAATAATCAAAACATCAATGAAATTTTACCTGAAGATGATTTAGCTTATATAGAAAATGAAGTAAAAAAGGGTGGAGCTAAAGTAATTAAACATCTTAAAACTTCTGCTTATTTAGCTCCTGCTAGTGCATGTATAAGAATGATAGAATCTCTCAAAAGCGGTGAGTTTTTACCTATGAGTGTGATTTTAAATGGGGAATATGGAGTTTATGATAAAGCTTTTGGGATATTAGCAAGACTTAGTTTAAATGGAGTAGTTGAAATTTTAAATTTAAAACTTAATTCTAAAGAAGAAAAAGAATTACAAAATTCTTTAGAAAAACACAAATATATGTAA
- a CDS encoding AsmA-like C-terminal domain-containing protein: MEKRKIKIKSQLIKKILKFLALPVILFIVLLIYLKNGIYIEKLEFSSFNLEKLYIKLDKKLILNAKKVIINSQNQNSDEEKSLTKAVNLIKKIKYVYWFFEEIDIAEFYANNYPVKFLYKDNLFFVDGKSLRIKINLKISDKNIQANLNEFLLKDYNASLNGVLLINPKTKFYNFKGKLDSDFLQSNVNLSAKREEFSYELSQIHSDDVSKVFNVLKENNIVLPENLDVWVGGKVKASEYYIENLNGFIDFGKHRYYLDEIKAKGYVKNLRVVLDTNIDPITSPFVELEFDKQRLDFKFDELKFNNYNLSQSEIYIYDMLNQKAGIYIKIKSDDARLDYRVNKILRLYDIHMPFLQNNGKTKTHLVLKFPFEHPEKIFYEGRFDIVNSNINIQDFKITKANVDLKKDKVEIKEANIESKYTNSDLNASLNLKQKKGDIDIYSFFIDLPSQSLKMTDKNLKLELKFDQNTTLINKEFGILVNLDQGLRLYIAKLSKLRSYSKLMQENNIYDGELNINTNDFLNYQVDLNNTTFDSFLVYKNRNPYEYDSFYVDIKGDDFNLTSKSGVIFAQGKKHDANITLNNVDLLISQYNTQSALQDNDEYNIYAKNIDILLKDYNKTLTFDNFKAKVKKDYLKIDANKSKASFDLLLDKDNFEVQALKMDDDFLNIFMRKNIFENGEFNLYIDGNSTDFFKGKFLFKNTYLKDLKFHQQLLSFIDSIPSLLLFKAPSFNEKGFSVENAGVSFHRQKDLFDIEALNFNGDSADILGQVKINLRNLQIDGLMELRTLKSATSVISVVPIINQIVLGKDRQISTLIKLEGTVDNPEFKTQLLSQGFGLPYHLIKNIFELPTNLVK, translated from the coding sequence ATGGAAAAAAGAAAAATCAAAATCAAATCACAACTAATCAAAAAGATTCTTAAATTTTTAGCTTTACCTGTCATACTTTTCATCGTTTTGCTTATCTACCTTAAAAATGGAATTTATATAGAAAAATTAGAATTTTCTTCTTTTAATTTAGAAAAATTATATATTAAATTAGATAAAAAACTTATTTTAAATGCTAAAAAAGTGATTATAAATTCTCAAAATCAAAATTCTGATGAAGAAAAAAGTCTTACTAAAGCAGTAAATTTAATTAAAAAAATAAAATATGTTTATTGGTTTTTTGAAGAAATAGATATAGCAGAATTTTATGCTAATAACTATCCTGTAAAATTTTTATATAAAGATAATTTATTTTTCGTGGATGGAAAAAGTTTGCGGATTAAAATTAATCTTAAAATTAGCGATAAAAACATACAGGCAAATTTGAATGAATTTTTATTAAAAGATTATAATGCAAGTCTTAATGGTGTTTTACTAATTAATCCTAAAACTAAATTTTATAATTTTAAAGGCAAACTTGATAGTGATTTTTTACAAAGCAATGTAAATTTATCAGCCAAAAGAGAAGAATTTTCTTATGAATTAAGTCAAATTCACTCAGATGATGTATCAAAAGTTTTTAATGTATTAAAAGAAAATAACATAGTTTTACCTGAAAATTTAGATGTTTGGGTAGGTGGTAAGGTTAAGGCAAGTGAGTATTATATAGAAAATTTAAATGGGTTTATCGATTTTGGAAAACATAGGTATTATCTTGATGAGATTAAAGCTAAAGGATATGTGAAAAATCTTCGTGTAGTTTTAGATACTAATATAGATCCAATCACTAGCCCTTTTGTCGAGCTTGAATTTGATAAACAAAGGCTTGATTTTAAATTTGATGAGTTGAAATTTAATAATTATAATTTATCTCAAAGTGAAATTTATATTTATGATATGCTAAATCAAAAGGCGGGAATTTACATTAAAATTAAAAGCGATGATGCTAGATTAGATTATAGAGTAAATAAAATTTTGCGTTTATATGATATACACATGCCTTTTTTGCAAAATAATGGTAAAACAAAAACTCATTTGGTACTTAAATTTCCTTTTGAACACCCTGAAAAAATTTTTTATGAAGGGCGTTTTGATATAGTAAATTCTAATATTAATATACAAGATTTTAAGATAACTAAAGCAAATGTTGATTTAAAAAAAGACAAGGTTGAAATCAAAGAAGCAAATATAGAAAGTAAATACACTAATAGTGATTTAAATGCTAGTTTGAATTTAAAACAAAAAAAAGGAGATATTGATATATACTCTTTTTTTATTGATTTGCCTAGTCAAAGCTTAAAAATGACAGATAAAAATTTAAAATTAGAGTTAAAATTTGATCAAAACACTACTTTAATTAATAAAGAATTTGGTATTTTGGTTAATTTAGATCAAGGTTTAAGACTTTATATCGCAAAATTATCTAAACTAAGATCTTATTCTAAATTAATGCAAGAAAATAATATTTACGATGGTGAATTAAATATCAATACAAATGATTTTTTAAACTATCAAGTGGATTTAAATAATACAACCTTTGATTCTTTTTTAGTGTATAAAAATCGCAATCCATATGAGTATGATAGTTTTTATGTGGATATCAAAGGAGATGATTTTAATCTAACCAGCAAAAGTGGAGTAATCTTTGCTCAAGGTAAAAAGCATGATGCAAATATTACTTTAAATAATGTGGATTTATTAATTTCTCAATACAATACTCAAAGTGCTTTACAAGATAATGATGAATATAATATATATGCTAAAAATATAGATATTCTTTTAAAAGATTATAATAAAACTTTAACTTTTGATAATTTTAAAGCAAAGGTTAAAAAGGATTATTTAAAAATAGATGCAAATAAAAGCAAAGCTAGTTTTGATCTTTTACTAGATAAAGATAATTTTGAAGTTCAAGCTTTAAAAATGGATGATGATTTTTTAAATATTTTTATGAGAAAAAATATTTTTGAAAATGGAGAATTTAATCTTTATATCGATGGCAATAGTACAGATTTTTTTAAAGGGAAATTTTTATTTAAAAATACTTATTTGAAAGATTTGAAATTTCATCAGCAACTTTTAAGCTTTATAGATAGCATTCCTAGTTTATTACTCTTTAAAGCTCCAAGTTTTAACGAAAAAGGTTTTAGTGTCGAAAATGCTGGTGTGAGTTTTCACAGACAAAAAGATTTGTTTGATATCGAAGCATTAAATTTTAATGGCGATAGTGCAGATATTTTAGGACAAGTTAAGATTAATTTAAGAAATTTACAAATTGATGGATTAATGGAATTAAGGACTTTAAAATCTGCTACTTCGGTTATTTCTGTAGTTCCAATTATCAATCAAATTGTCTTGGGTAAAGATAGGCAAATTAGCACTCTTATAAAACTTGAAGGAACAGTGGATAATCCTGAATTTAAAACACAACTATTATCACAAGGTTTTGGCTTGCCTTATCATTTAATCAAAAATATTTTTGAATTACCAACGAATTTAGTTAAATAA
- the mltG gene encoding endolytic transglycosylase MltG, with translation MIFLFSIFYYLLLPIKTNSVVFIPPGSVDKIITQLSKNNYKMSVIDKYTLYFLGHPQSGWIDIGLKPLNKAEFLHKLTIAKAALESITLIPGETTEIFFEQLAAKLNLNPKILMQEFLKQSPFKEGMLFPETYKIPKGITEELLINYLLRYSTNEFKKISYKIFREYNEKKWHEFIIIASIIQKEAANNEEMPIVSSVIRNRLKKGMKLQMDGTLNYGKYSHEKITPQRIRQDNSSYNTYKFNGIPKEAVCNVSLDAIKAAIFPAKTDYLYFVRDKKTNKHIFSTNLNDHNKAIRN, from the coding sequence TTGATTTTTCTTTTTTCCATTTTTTATTATCTACTTTTACCTATTAAAACAAATTCTGTAGTTTTTATACCACCAGGATCTGTTGATAAAATTATAACGCAATTAAGTAAAAATAACTACAAAATGAGTGTTATTGACAAATATACCTTATATTTTCTTGGACACCCTCAATCTGGCTGGATAGATATTGGTTTAAAACCGCTAAATAAAGCTGAATTTTTACATAAATTAACCATAGCTAAAGCAGCTCTTGAAAGCATTACTTTAATACCTGGTGAAACAACTGAAATTTTCTTTGAACAATTAGCCGCTAAATTAAACCTTAATCCAAAAATTTTAATGCAAGAATTTTTAAAACAAAGTCCTTTTAAAGAAGGTATGCTTTTTCCGGAAACTTATAAAATTCCAAAAGGTATCACAGAAGAACTTTTAATCAATTATCTATTAAGATACTCCACTAATGAATTTAAAAAAATCTCTTATAAAATTTTTAGAGAATACAATGAAAAAAAATGGCATGAGTTTATTATTATTGCTTCAATCATCCAAAAAGAAGCAGCAAATAATGAAGAAATGCCTATAGTTTCATCTGTTATTAGAAATCGCCTAAAAAAAGGAATGAAATTACAAATGGATGGAACGCTAAATTATGGAAAATATTCTCATGAAAAAATAACCCCACAAAGAATCAGACAAGACAATAGCTCTTACAATACTTATAAATTTAATGGAATTCCAAAAGAAGCTGTGTGTAATGTTTCTCTTGATGCTATTAAAGCTGCTATTTTTCCTGCAAAAACAGATTATTTATATTTTGTAAGAGATAAAAAAACCAACAAACATATCTTTTCTACAAATCTTAACGATCACAACAAGGCAATAAGAAATTAA
- a CDS encoding DNA translocase FtsK: MFLEDKGYIASAMFLILNGLFGQVGSSILIILLIAFAFSITFPNFMKEFFKIEIDFDFYIKLETLIKNKIFGFFGGDKYQSETKEEQEKLKQELLIKENKHQEEIKEEKEELVEEKKFTLEELKNQNLEEIIINEDEKKLGASFIHELSEPVANFAQKASKINTKEDEVTPEEYLSKYKNNSEDIYTQTLKSKNLDEPSYKRRNIDVDDDKEIQEDSFFAKELKQREEMLKKARLLEEYKALQKEKILEELNEDFKKIEELNAIEAQKEAEFKKFQDKTSFLGANLAKELKDEDFLPQDEVKELDFNEEAFVKPVSINELRAKKNEDTSFMVEEKIFEQKEFIIEEITQTPQENQYHHSITDEISENKALLKELEFGDFEKPKDFVLPPLDFLSMPKEGKNEINEEEIDRKIYDLLEKLRRFKIGGDVVRTYTGPVVTTFEFRPAADVKVSKILSLQDDLAMALKAQTIRIQAPIPGKDVVGIEVPNEKIDTIYLREILESEVFKNSSSPLTIALGKDIVGDPFVTDLKKLPHLLIAGTTGSGKSVGINSMLLSLLYRNSPKTLRLMMIDPKMLEFSIYNDIPHLLTPVITDPKKAVNALSNMVAEMERRYRLMAEAKTKNIENYNEKIKEQGGEILPFIVVIIDELADLMMTAGKDVEFYIGRLAQMARASGIHLIVATQRPSVDVVTGVVKANLPSRISYKVGQKIDSKVILDAMGAESLLGRGDCLFTPPGMSSLVRLHAPFASENEIENIVEFLKAQQVVEYDESFLKDDNSDLNFRKNDFDDGDLDELYEEAKAIVLEDRKTSISYIQRRLKIGYNRAANIIEQLTQMGVLSEPDAKGQREIL, from the coding sequence ATGTTTTTAGAAGATAAAGGCTATATAGCTTCTGCAATGTTTTTGATATTAAATGGACTTTTTGGGCAAGTTGGGAGCTCTATTTTAATTATATTGCTTATAGCTTTTGCTTTTAGCATCACTTTTCCAAATTTTATGAAAGAATTTTTTAAAATAGAAATAGATTTTGATTTTTACATCAAACTTGAAACTTTGATTAAAAATAAAATTTTTGGTTTTTTTGGTGGAGATAAATATCAAAGTGAAACCAAAGAAGAACAAGAAAAGCTCAAACAAGAGCTTTTGATAAAAGAAAATAAACACCAAGAAGAAATTAAAGAAGAAAAAGAAGAATTAGTTGAAGAGAAAAAATTTACTTTAGAAGAGCTAAAAAATCAAAATTTAGAAGAAATAATCATCAATGAAGATGAGAAAAAACTAGGAGCTAGTTTTATCCATGAACTTTCAGAACCAGTTGCAAATTTTGCACAAAAAGCGAGTAAAATAAATACAAAGGAAGATGAAGTGACGCCTGAAGAATATTTATCAAAATACAAAAATAACAGCGAAGATATATACACTCAAACTTTAAAAAGCAAAAATTTAGATGAACCAAGTTATAAAAGACGCAATATAGATGTAGATGATGATAAAGAAATTCAAGAAGATTCTTTTTTTGCTAAAGAATTAAAACAAAGAGAAGAAATGCTTAAAAAGGCTAGGTTACTTGAAGAGTATAAGGCTTTACAAAAAGAAAAAATTTTAGAAGAGTTAAACGAAGATTTTAAAAAAATCGAAGAATTAAATGCTATCGAAGCTCAAAAAGAAGCTGAATTTAAAAAATTTCAAGATAAAACTAGCTTTTTAGGGGCGAATTTAGCAAAAGAATTAAAAGATGAGGATTTTTTACCACAAGATGAAGTTAAAGAACTTGATTTTAATGAAGAAGCTTTTGTAAAACCTGTAAGTATTAATGAGCTAAGAGCTAAAAAAAATGAAGATACTTCTTTTATGGTAGAAGAAAAAATATTTGAGCAAAAAGAATTTATCATCGAAGAAATCACTCAAACACCACAAGAAAATCAATACCATCATTCTATCACAGATGAAATTAGTGAAAATAAAGCCTTGCTTAAAGAGCTTGAATTTGGTGATTTTGAAAAACCAAAAGACTTTGTTTTGCCACCATTGGATTTTTTATCTATGCCAAAAGAAGGTAAAAATGAAATCAACGAAGAAGAAATTGATAGAAAAATATATGATTTATTGGAAAAATTAAGACGCTTTAAAATTGGTGGAGATGTAGTTAGAACCTATACAGGGCCTGTGGTAACTACATTTGAATTTAGACCAGCAGCTGATGTAAAGGTAAGTAAGATTTTATCTTTACAAGATGATTTAGCTATGGCTTTAAAAGCTCAAACTATAAGAATTCAAGCTCCAATTCCTGGAAAAGATGTAGTAGGTATAGAAGTTCCAAATGAAAAAATCGACACAATTTATCTAAGAGAAATTTTAGAAAGTGAGGTGTTTAAAAATTCAAGTTCGCCATTAACCATAGCTTTAGGTAAGGATATAGTTGGTGATCCTTTTGTAACCGATCTTAAAAAACTTCCTCATCTTTTAATAGCAGGAACCACAGGAAGTGGTAAAAGTGTGGGTATAAATTCTATGCTTTTATCTTTGCTTTATAGAAATTCACCAAAAACACTAAGATTAATGATGATAGACCCAAAAATGCTTGAATTTAGTATATATAATGATATACCTCATTTACTAACTCCAGTTATTACTGATCCTAAAAAGGCTGTAAATGCTTTATCAAATATGGTAGCAGAAATGGAAAGAAGATATCGCTTGATGGCCGAAGCAAAAACTAAAAATATAGAAAATTATAATGAAAAAATCAAAGAACAAGGTGGAGAAATTTTACCTTTTATAGTTGTGATTATCGATGAATTGGCTGATTTGATGATGACTGCCGGAAAAGATGTGGAATTTTATATAGGTCGCTTAGCTCAAATGGCAAGAGCAAGTGGGATACATTTAATTGTCGCTACACAAAGACCATCTGTGGATGTTGTAACAGGGGTTGTAAAAGCGAATTTGCCAAGTAGGATTTCTTACAAAGTAGGGCAAAAAATTGATTCTAAAGTGATTTTAGATGCTATGGGGGCTGAGAGTTTATTAGGAAGAGGAGATTGTTTATTTACTCCTCCTGGTATGAGTTCATTAGTACGTTTACATGCTCCATTTGCAAGTGAAAATGAAATAGAAAATATAGTGGAATTTTTAAAAGCACAACAGGTTGTAGAATACGATGAGAGCTTTTTAAAAGATGATAATTCTGATTTAAATTTTAGAAAAAATGATTTTGATGATGGTGATTTAGATGAGTTGTATGAAGAAGCTAAAGCTATAGTTTTAGAAGATAGAAAAACAAGTATTTCTTATATACAAAGACGCTTGAAAATTGGCTATAACCGTGCAGCAAATATCATAGAGCAATTAACCCAAATGGGAGTTTTGAGCGAACCTGATGCCAAAGGGCAAAGAGAAATTTTGTAA